The following are encoded in a window of Panicum virgatum strain AP13 chromosome 5N, P.virgatum_v5, whole genome shotgun sequence genomic DNA:
- the LOC120676636 gene encoding VQ motif-containing protein 4-like gives MEVSTKQLLPMPHQQDPNSPSSSTSSSSSSSTSPSHPHHRAQPHNLPPSPRPIPRTIDTTPFPTTFVQADTTSFKQVVQMLTGAEQPIKNDATAAAAAGNSGGGQAAGGPCRPKKPSFKLYERRSSLKNLKMIAPLAMGPPPSPRRATPEILSPSVLDFPSLKLSSPVTPLTGDPFNRSPASTSSSEVAERAAIAERGFFLHPSPRGAEPPRLLPLFPVTSPRMAAPAAAPSE, from the coding sequence ATGGAGGTCTCCACCAAGCAGCTCCTCCCCATGCCTCATCAGCAGGACCCCAACTCCCCTTCCTCTTccacctcctcgtcgtcgtcctcctccacctcaCCGTCTCACCCCCACCACCGTGCGCAGCCCCACAACCTCCCACCGTCGCCCCGGCCCATCCCGCGCACCATCGACACCACCCCGTTCCCCACCACCTTCGTGCAGGCCGACACCACGTCCTTCAAGCAGGTCGTCCAGATGCTCACCGGCGCCGAGCAGCCAATCAAGAACgacgcgacggcggcagcggccgcgggcaacagcggcggcggccaggcggctGGCGGGCCGTGCCGGCCCAAGAAGCCGTCTTTCAAGCTGTACGAGCGGCGGAGCAGCCTGAAGAACCTCAAGATGATCGCGCCGCTGGCGAtgggcccgccgccgtcgccacggaGGGCGACGCCGGAGATCCTCTcgccgagcgtgctggacttcCCGTCCCTGAAGCTCAGCAGCCCGGTGACGCCGCTGACCGGGGACCCCTTCAaccgctcgccggcgtcgacgTCGTCCTCCGAGGTGGCCGAGCGCGCGGCCATCGCCGAGAGGGGGTTCTTCCTCCACCCATCCCCGAGgggcgccgagccgccgcgcctGCTCCCGCTCTTCCCCGTCACCTCCCCCCGgatggccgcccccgccgccgcgccgtccgagTGA
- the LOC120672681 gene encoding putative RNA-binding protein YlmH isoform X2: MAAAALTLASPLRRLLRAPGVISDPYYFITRGRCSTAISVAAAAARDSAVKGSVDRNAAEEVRNILDMAERASKRRDVLHTNFLTPPIIQEAMLAIEKLADIKAVAQGGYPQAERCRISVGHPDSMTSNPDVVAALSISGNFRLEPCSHGDFLGAILGTGITREKVGDILLQGERGAQVLVDPELVDYLISTLEKVGKVGVSCTQIPLLALEYEPPRTKSFKTVESSLRVDALASAGFKISRTKLASLISAGDVRVNWAPILKNGVTLKSGDVVSVSGMGRLKDEVKVPWHQLKPFLCVSKV; encoded by the exons atggccgccgccgccctcacgTTGGCGAGTCCTCTCCGGCGTCTCCTCCGTGCTCCCGGAGTCATCTCTGACCCGTACTATTTCATCACGCGAG GGCGATGTAGCACCGCCAtttccgtcgccgccgcagcagccaggGACTCGGCAGTGAAAGGGAGCGTGGACAGGAATGCAGCCGAGGAAGTCAGGAACATCCTGGATATG GCAGAAagggcttccaaacgaagagaTGTTCTCCACACCAATTTTCTTACTCCACCTATAATACAGGAGGCTATGTTGGCAATTGAGAAGTTAGCAGATATAAAAGCAGTAGCTCAGGGTGGCTACCCGCAG gcTGAGCGGTGTCGAATTTCTGTTGGACACCCGGACTCTATGACAAGTAACCCAGATGTAGTTGCTGCTTTGAG CATCTCAGGGAATTTCCGATTGGAACCCTGTTCTCATGGTGACTTTCTTGGTGCCATCCTCGGAACAGGAATAACACGGGAGAAGGTTGGAGATATTCTTTTACAG GGGGAAAGAGGTGCTCAGGTCCTTGTTGATCCAGAACTTGTTGACTATCTGATTTCTACTCTCGAAAAG GTGGGGAAAGTTGGTGTTTCATGCACTCAAATTCCTTTGCTCGCTCTAGAATATGAACCACCAAG GACCAAGTCATTTAAAACTGTAGAGTCATCCCTCAGGGTTGATGCCTTGGCCAGCGCAGGATTTAAAATCTCACGCACAAAGCTTGCTAGCTTGATAAG TGCCGGGGATGTTCGTGTGAATTGGGCGCCAATTTTGAAAAATGGAGTTACCCTCAAATCTGGAGACGTTGTTTCTGTCAGTGGGATGGGAAGGTTAAAG GATGAAGTAAAGGTCCCGTGGCACCAGTTAAAGCCTTTTTTGTGTGTGTCAAAAGTTTAG
- the LOC120672679 gene encoding dihydroorotase, mitochondrial-like — translation MQAAITTTTTTVCAHPHTKPSSAPFLRLSPPCRVSFRASPRPNLRATAMAATPQQQEQLVITRPDDWHLHVREGGVLEAVLPHSARHFRRAIIMPNLKPPVTTTARAVEYREQIMRALPPGSSFVPLMTLYLTDNTSPEEIKLARKSGVVFAVKLYPAGATTNSQDGVTDIAKCLPVLEEMVRQEMPLLVHGEVTDPHVDTFDREKVFIDRILAPLVQKLPQLKIVMEHITTMDAVNFIESCEGHVAATVTPQHLLLNRNALFQGGLQPHNYCLPILKREIHRQAIVSAVTSGSRRYFLGTDSAPHDKRNKECSCGCAGIYSAPVALSLYAKVFEEAGALDKLEAFTSFNGPDFYGLPRNTSKIVLRKSAWKVPATYKHSSGEIVPMFTGSTLDWLPSDQPEE, via the exons ATGCAGGCcgccatcaccaccaccaccaccaccgtctgCGCGCACCCGCACACGAAGCCTTCGTCGGCCCCCTTCCTCCGGCTGTCCCCTCCTTGCCGCGTCAGCTTCCGCGCTTCTCCGCGCCCGAACCTGAGGGCGACCGCCATGGCAgccacgccgcagcagcaggagcagctggTCATCACGCGCCCCGACGACTGGCACCTCCACGTTCGTGAAGGCGGCGTCCTCGAGGCTGTGCTGCCACACAG CGCGAGACATTTTAGGAGGGctatcatcatgcccaacttgAAGCCGCCGGTGACCACGACGGCGCGCGCGGTGGAGTACAGGGAGCAGATCATGAGGGCGCTGCCGCCTGGGAGTAGCTTCGTGCCACTCATGACGCTTTACCTCACGGACAACACTAGCCCGGAGGAGATCAAACTCGCAA GAAAGAGTGGTGTAGTCTTTGCTGTGAAGCTGTATCCTGCCGGAGCAACTACCAATTCCCAAGATGGTGTCACTGATATTGCAAAATGCTTGCCTGTCCTCGAGGAGATGGTCAGGCAGGAAATGCCTTTGCTT GTTCATGGTGAAGTCACAGATCCACATGTTGACACCTTTGACCGTGAGAAGGTTTTTATTGATAGAATATTGGCACCACTTGTACAAAAGCTTCCACAGCTGAAAATCGTCATGGAACATATCACAACTATGGATGCAGTGAACTTCATAGAATCATGTGAAG GTCATGTTGCTGCAACAGTGACTCCCCAGCATCTCCTCCTCAATAGGAATGCTTTATTTCAGGGTGGCTTGCAGCCACACAATTACTGCTTGCCAATACTGAAAAGAGAGATTCATA GACAAGCTATTGTATCTGCTGTAACAAGTGGGAGTAGACGGTACTTTCTTGGTACTGATAGCGCTCCCCATGATAAACGGAACAAAGAATGTTCATGTGGATGCGCAGGAATATACAGTGCTCCTGTTGCCTTGTCTCTTTACGCGAAGGTATTTGAAGAG GCCGGTGCCCTAGATAAGTTAGAAGCATTTACAAGCTTCAACGGCCCTGATTTTTATGGCCTACCAAGGAACACATCCAAGATTGTCTTGAGAAAGAGTGCTTGGAAAGTTCCCGCAACCTATAAACACAGTTCGGGGGAGATTGTGCCTATGTTTACTGGCAGCACCCTTGATTGGCTTCCATCTGATCAGCCTGAAGAATAA
- the LOC120672680 gene encoding pentatricopeptide repeat-containing protein At2g27800, mitochondrial-like — translation MTTLLRRILRFAAAPASISGHVPFSTRSRRTPHRFRRSRRGPNPPPPSPDAISAAIASLPSRLTPPVLASSLASTSDARLLLPLLTHSLRLPAIRPDPALFLVAIKRLAAADLYADFDRACALSFSLLPSLPSPGPLLRDALYFYCQFGRLGKAFHVYTLMRASPDPAARPSADTYHALFTALLSRGRGDTLIHYMYMDNVSALFRQMLEEGIPPDTRTLNVLVRGYAQSLHLNDALRVFHQMQPQYGCEPDASTYSYLVHGLSAQGRTRNARELFDEMREKGLLPTEPACNAFVSALAMAGEAEDAERVMWEMARAGRVVDDITRRALVEELWRAGKREDADRLAREMEERGIVSTRELRALLSYIRDDDGDENLDVDDRGRSTW, via the coding sequence ATGACCACGCTCCTCCGCCGCATCctccgcttcgccgccgcccccgcgtccATCTCCGGCCACGTACCATTCTCCACCCGATCCCGCCGCACGCCGCACCGcttccgccgcagccgccgcggccccaacccgccgccgccgtcacccgaCGCCATCTCCGCGGCCATCGCATCCCTCCCGTCCCGCCTCACCCCGCCCGTGCTCGCTTCCTCCCTCGCCTCCACCTCCgacgcgcgcctcctcctcccgctcctcaCCCACTCCCTCCGCCTCCCCGCCATCCGCCCCGACCCCGCCCTGTTCCTCGTCGCCATcaagcgcctcgccgccgccgacctgtACGCCGACTTCGACCGCGCCTGCGcgctctccttctccctcctcccgtcGCTCCCTTCCCCGGGACCCCTCCTCCGCGATGCGCTCTACTTCTACTGCCAGTTCGGCAGGCTCGGCAAGGCCTTCCACGTCTACACCCTCATGCGCGCCTCCCCCGACCCCGCGGCGCGCCCCTCCGCCGACACGTACCACGCGCTCTTCACCGCGCTGCTgtcgcgcggccgcggcgacacCTTGATCCACTACATGTACATGGACAACGTGTCGGCGCTGTTCAGGCAGATGCTCGAGGAGGGGATCCCGCCGGACACGCGCACGCTCAACGTGCTCGTCAGGGGCTACGCGCAGTCGCTGCACCTCAACGACGCGCTGCGCGTGTTCCACCAGATGCAGCCCCAGTACGGGTGCGAGCCGGACGCGTCCACGTACAGCTACCTCGTGCACGGGCTGAGCGCGCAGGGCCGCACCAGGAACGCGCGGGAGCTGTTCGACGAAATGCGCGAGAAGGGCCTCCTGCCGACGGAGCCAGCGTGCAACGCGTTCGTTAGTGCGCTGGCTATGGCCGGAGAGGCCGAAGACGCGGAGCGGGTGATGTGGGAGATGGCCAGGGCCGGGAGGGTGGTGGATGACATCACAAGGAGGGCATTGGTGGAGGAGTTATGGAGGGCCGGGAAGCGGGAGGATGCTGATAGACTAGCAAGGGAGATGGAGGAGAGGGGCATTGTGAGTACTCGCGAGCTGCGAGCGCTGCTGAGTTACATCCGTGATGACGACGGTGATGAAAATTTGGATGTTGACGACAGAGGGAGGAGCACATGGTGA
- the LOC120672681 gene encoding putative RNA-binding protein YlmH isoform X1, translated as MAAAALTLASPLRRLLRAPGVISDPYYFITRGRCSTAISVAAAAARDSAVKGSVDRNAAEEVRNILDMAERASKRRDVLHTNFLTPPIIQEAMLAIEKLADIKAVAQGGYPQAERCRISVGHPDSMTSNPDVVAALSISGNFRLEPCSHGDFLGAILGTGITREKVGDILLQGERGAQVLVDPELVDYLISTLEKVGKVGVSCTQIPLLALEYEPPRTKSFKTVESSLRVDALASAGFKISRTKLASLISAGDVRVNWAPILKNGVTLKSGDVVSVSGMGRLKIGEIVTTRKGKYAVELIQYL; from the exons atggccgccgccgccctcacgTTGGCGAGTCCTCTCCGGCGTCTCCTCCGTGCTCCCGGAGTCATCTCTGACCCGTACTATTTCATCACGCGAG GGCGATGTAGCACCGCCAtttccgtcgccgccgcagcagccaggGACTCGGCAGTGAAAGGGAGCGTGGACAGGAATGCAGCCGAGGAAGTCAGGAACATCCTGGATATG GCAGAAagggcttccaaacgaagagaTGTTCTCCACACCAATTTTCTTACTCCACCTATAATACAGGAGGCTATGTTGGCAATTGAGAAGTTAGCAGATATAAAAGCAGTAGCTCAGGGTGGCTACCCGCAG gcTGAGCGGTGTCGAATTTCTGTTGGACACCCGGACTCTATGACAAGTAACCCAGATGTAGTTGCTGCTTTGAG CATCTCAGGGAATTTCCGATTGGAACCCTGTTCTCATGGTGACTTTCTTGGTGCCATCCTCGGAACAGGAATAACACGGGAGAAGGTTGGAGATATTCTTTTACAG GGGGAAAGAGGTGCTCAGGTCCTTGTTGATCCAGAACTTGTTGACTATCTGATTTCTACTCTCGAAAAG GTGGGGAAAGTTGGTGTTTCATGCACTCAAATTCCTTTGCTCGCTCTAGAATATGAACCACCAAG GACCAAGTCATTTAAAACTGTAGAGTCATCCCTCAGGGTTGATGCCTTGGCCAGCGCAGGATTTAAAATCTCACGCACAAAGCTTGCTAGCTTGATAAG TGCCGGGGATGTTCGTGTGAATTGGGCGCCAATTTTGAAAAATGGAGTTACCCTCAAATCTGGAGACGTTGTTTCTGTCAGTGGGATGGGAAGGTTAAAG ATTGGGGAAATTGTAACTACTAGGAAAGGAAAGTATGCGGTTGAGTTGATTCAATATTTGTAA